One Alnus glutinosa chromosome 13, dhAlnGlut1.1, whole genome shotgun sequence genomic window, ACATCTCAAGAGCTCTTGATATCACTTGAAAAAATGTTAAAGGCAGAGAATTCAGCTTGTGTCATGCAAGTGCTTTTCCAATTAGCAACTATGAAGAAAGGGAGCACTTCCATTGCAGAATACTTTCAGCAACTCAAGAACCTTAGTGATACGTTGGTAGTAGTTGGACAACCTATCACTGAATTTCAATCAATTTCTTTCTTGCTTGCAGGTTTGGGTATAGAATATGACCCTTTTGTCACTGCAATCACCACAAGAGTGGATTCACTATCCATAGATGCCATCTATGGTCATCTTCTCACCTATGAGATGCGTCTGGAACACAACCAACCATCTCCTGATATTTCTCATTCTTTAGCCAACCTGTCTGCCCGCAGCCCTGCACCTAGAGGCAAAGGTACTCAATCATATAGCAGGGGACGTGGTTCTTCATATGGTGGCTGGCGTGCTgtcgcgagcacccaaaaataaaaccttacttctaaaaatataaatgtagtagtgcaagtaagggtcgatcccacagagaataATTAGCCGaattttatgctacgtgaacaaggatggggggttttgagtatgaaaataattttaagaaaaataacaaaaaaacaatttaaaatatcaatcaagtaagaaaatattggtctaagtcaacttccaccatcggaattttacaactgatcatcgatgcaaatatatatcaattcatgttTTGAATATTCATCGTTGGAACTGTTTTCTTATCTCTCCTTAGTAGTAGTTAATTAGAATTAGacgcgctctaattaaccctaactactaaacaacccaagacacgcgctataggtttaatctagtagcagccttaagaattagagagatcgatgaagcgaaacaacacaagccacgcggttgcatttaatttcgtcggatgttcttcctaagatttaataattgcTTAGACGcggcaaatcattaaatcttagttgcttcacagattggagggatcaaacaattacggatttgatatccaacctagcaatagattgtaacgaataataaactagtagtactcctagcaattaaacgagacaatcatgaaaataagtatagaagaacatctgatactcaaagcataaatcaagcaataaaaacaaattagatctcacagttttattgattccgaggcttccgtttccttcgaccaattatgaaagtttagccacgcagggccatgactaaaacttagagaagaggggagaagatggaagatagaagattGGAGATGTGTTTTGTAAGGTAGAaggttccccccttttatacacgtttcatcccatatgctagaagcctaggaaatctcctaatgaaatatattccaaatactatcctaaaataacactACCCAAATCttgactaattaaggaaaatattaaacatgaaagagatgctcctttcatgttgtcttcttccacgtggtccccacaaatctcttctttaattccatGGTCCTGCATGCATCTTTTCTCTCATTTCcttccttttgctttaacttttcatttatttgcttggcttggctagaattgattggatgattatgaaaaggctcaaagtaaagaaatttccatatctgaaaactttctaaaataaatcgcatccaatccacatcagaacgtcaactttAAGCCCGATTTTGACCTTGATTCAttcggtatctctcaaaacgcaaaacataaaagttgtagatctttttcttggcgtttcacagcatcttgaatcatctcaatcggagcttttatgagagagttatgcacagattacgaactgatgtcaaatctgtccaaaatcgtccaattagctttgttttgcatttaatgcctcaatttgcatcctaaatcaaaatataagaataatgagtacttttaggcattaaataagtataagagattaaatattaaggggaaaaatatgacattttacattcttatCAAATTCCCCCACACTTAACCTTTGCTCGTCCTCGAGCAAATCTCAAATTTACCTTCCTAAGAAAACCAAGGTTGTAATGCCATCAACAAGGAACAACCAAGCTCTTCACAATTCAGAACATATTAtgaacaaacattttaaaacagCTTAAAATTACTTAGCAAGTATTTTCACTCGAAGATGGAGCAGACTAAAATTGTAGACCCTCACGGAAATAAACACTCGACTCTCATGTGTTTGAAGGGTATGTGTTTCGctcaaattcattccaatggaAATGATCTACCATAAGCTTGCATATCCTCTCATTCTCCACTACTAGGACCACATGCATAACATGAATCATAAAGACTTTTCAAGGGTTGTAACGGGGTTTAGGATCAAGGTAGGAAATATTTGGGAGTGTAGCTCAAAAGCCATTGAAACTAGTGgagcaaaaatcaaatcaattcaGGCTCGAATATATATGACATGTAAAACCAGTTACTCCATTCAGcagctttcttcaatttgtatattTCATGTATAAACAAGCTCCCTTTTTAGGAGGAATTATAAACATGGACAGTTTGTAATATCAAAAGTAATTTCCTCCAtcacttcctttctttcttttcttttctttttcttcttctttttccttttttttttttttttttttcatcaataatGGAACTCATGAATTGAGAATGAGAACATGTTCCATTTCACCAGTCATAGCCAAACCACAAATCCAGACACCCCCACACTTATTTCTTGCACACCCATACATATCATAATGATGAACAACGCTCTACTAACTTTATGGCTTAGGTAAAGACATTGTTTTTGGGTTTAAGGTTTGTAATGTGCGTTCACAATAAacgataaagctcaaaggggttTAATAAtgggaaaaattaattacaaggttggctatttggctttatgtagcttataacaaagagggccttaatcatgttcatgcatgcaCGTGTCAATATGATCTTGAAGAGAATCAAGGCAAGTTCTggagaaacaaatccatgaaagaatatcacacatgaaagaaaatagtgagactGATATGGATGTGTCAGTCTAAAGGCTCAAAATCTCACCGGTTTTTGTCTACCAAATTTAGTCACCACCATCTCAAGGAaaataatcaaactaaataattcTAAGTCGAAAGATTACTATTCaatcatgttatgaattttccaagcttaattgaatcttgctcatggcatacacaaccaaaaattattgaaaaccacaaaaaaaaaaaaaaaaaaggaaaagatttttttttttttttttaacaataaaaacaaattaaaacacaacctaaatcccttcccccacacttaaaactaacattgtccccaatgtaggtgaaatacaaagaaaaggcaaaaataacaaaaatataaatatgagaataagaaaGCAAACTCCCCTtgggttgcctcccaagcaGCGCCTTTGTTTATTGTCGTTGGCTCGATTCAAGTCTTTCTTCAATCAGTATAAATTGGATCCTCAAGATCCAATTTTACCACATTCTCTATTTGAAAACCTTCATAAAAAGTCTTAAGTCTATGGCCATTCACCTTGATCACTTTGGAAGTTGCTAAACTTTGAATTTCAACTGCACCATGAGGAAAAACATTAGTAACAACAAAAGGTCCAATCCAACAAGAACGTAACTTACCCGGAAACAAACGAAGCTGTGATTGGCACagaaggactttttgaccaatttttaACTCCTTCCTAAAGATCATCTTGTCTTGAAAAGCCTTCGTCTTCAAATCAGGAGCGGCTTGCAAAACAGAGGGTAAAGGCCTCTCATTATAAATTGGTAACGTAACATTACTTGACTGTTGTAACTTCGGAAAATCATTCAGCACTGCAACAGTTTCCTACAAATCAGTACTCAAGGCAAACTCCTCATTCTTTTTCTCAAGATGTTTACTAATGGAAACTTCCAATTCATCTTTccatcaagttcaaaaacttcCTGTGCTAAAGGATCAATCACATCAACagaataaacaggattatcaTCATCAGGATATTTTATGGCATcacaaatattaaacttaacaatTTTACCATCAAATTCCATGGTAATTGTGCCACTATTAACATCTATCTTAGCTTTGGATGTCTTCAAGAATGGTCTTCCTAACAAAATAGGAGTAGTTTGATCaccattttccatatcaagcacatAGAAATTAGCAGAAAAAACCAAATCATTAATTTGCACAAGAACATCCTCAACTACACCCTTAGGATAGGCAATAGATCTATCAGCCAATTGAATTACAAAACCAGTTTTAAGCAAAGGCCTAAGTTTCAAAGAAGCATAAATAGAATATGGCATTACATTGATGGAAGCTCCTAAATCTGCCATGGCCTTCTCAAATCTCATGTTACCTATCGTACAAGGGATAGTAAACATACCTGGATCTTTGCACTTCGCAGGGAGTTTTCTCTGAATAACTGCAGAAACATTCTCCCCCACTCTCACCTTCTCatatcttttatgtttttgttcccTCTTATGTGTGCACAGTTCTTTCAGGAATTTAGCATAACGAGGTACTTGTTTAATAGCATCTAAAAGTGGAATATTTACCTCGCATCTACGAAAAGTCTCATATAAATCTGAATTTCGCTCATATTTTCTAGATTCTGTTAAAGCCTGAGGAAAAGAAGGTACTGGTTTATACTCAGAAAGAGGTGGAAACTTACGCTTCGGTACGTCATTGTCATTGGGAAAATCCCCGTCTACAACGAcgtttttccccttttcttgcTCTGACGATGCAGGGGTTGCCTTTACTGGAATCTCAACCTCTTTACCACTTCTCAAAACGATTGAACTTACATTTTCCCTTGGATTTATTACCGTTTGAGATGGTAATTTTCCTGAATTTTGCGCCTCTAGCTTACTAATTGCGGTCGCCATCTGGCCCATCTGATTTTCCAAACTTTGAATACCGGCCCTTGTCTGATTTTCCAAACTTTGAATACTGGCCTTCGTCTCCTGTTGAAATTGCAAAGTGTTAGTGGCAAGAGACTTAACAATATCGTCTGAGGACATACCAGAATTAGAAATTTGGCCCGATTGTTGTCTAGGAGGGTATGGCTGCTTATATTGCTGATAACTTGGGTGGTTTTGAGTCGCGTGTTGGTTTACTTGTGGACTTCCATAGCTAAGATTGGGGTGATCCCTCCATCCTAGGTTATACGTGCTCGAATAGGGATCATATTTCCTTTGCGGTTGTCTAGGAAAACCACCTGCCGCATTCACTTGCTCAATGGGCTCCTCTTGAAGAGTTGGGCACATATCGGTTGGATGCCCTACTATTGAACAAATTCTACAAGCCTTCGCCGTTTGCATATTTCCTACAGCCATTTGTCGAACAAGAGAAGTCAGACTtgcaatttgttgttcaagggaTGAAATACTTACCTCATTAATAGGCTTAGATGGAAGGTCAAGCCTAGTGCCAAATTGTTGAGAGTTGGCCGTCatatttgcaatcaagtttcttGCGGCCTCGGGAGTTTTATCCACCAAAGCTCCTCCACTACTAGCATCAATCATGTTCCTATCAATGGGTAGAAGGCCCTCATAGAAATATTGGATGAGTAACTGCTCATTGATTTGGTGATGGGGACAACTtgcacacaattttttaaaacgttCCCAGTATTCGTGTAGGGACTCTCCGTTGTGCTGCCTTACACCACAAATTTCTTTTCGAATGTTGGACGCCCTTGAagctgggaaatatttttccaaaaatagtCTCTTCATCTCGTTCCATGTGGTAATACTCCCGGAGGGTAGATAATAAAACCAATCATTAGCCGAATCTTTCAAAGAAAACGAAAAGGCTCTCAATTTAATTTGCTCCTCAGTTACCCTTGTGGGTTTCATACTCGTGCACACCACATGAAGCTCCTTTAAATGCTTGTGAGGATCTTCACCTGCGAGGCCATGAAAAGTGGGCAAGAGATGTATTAGTccagattttaattcaaaagtagTAGTAGCATCCAAAGTAGGGAACGTTATGCATAAAGGTTGTTGATTCAAATCAGGAGCAGCAAGCTCTTTCAAAGTTCGATTTCCAGCCATGATTTCCTCCTCTTTTAAATCAGAATCGCTAGCAAATAGGAAGTCAAGAGCCAGATCGTTCTCTTCAGAATTTCTCCGAGATTCCCTCCTTAACCTGCACAAAGTTCTTTCTATTTCTGGATCGTACTGAAAATCACTTTGGTTAGAAGATCGAGTTACagtcataaacaattaaaacaaacagaaaaagtctagagtaatgaaaataaataaaacaaacaattttttttttttttgaacaataaaagcaaaaaaaatttcaagaacaaaataaggatcacaagaagcacaaaaataaactagaattactccccggcaacggcgccaaaatttGATGTGCTAtcgcgagcacccaaaaataaaaccttacttctaaaaatataaatgtagtagtgcaagtaagggtcgatcccacggagaataattagccgaattttatgctacgtgaacaaggatggggggttttgagtatgaaaataattttaagaaaaataacaaaaaaaacaatttaaaatatcaatcaagtaagaaaatattggtctaagtcaacttccaccatcggaattttacaactgatcatcgatgcaaatatatatcaattcatgttTTGAATATTCATCGTTGTAactgttttcctatctctccttagtagTAGTTAATTAGAGTTAGacgcgctctaattaaccctaactactaaataACCCAAGACacgcgctataggtttaatctagtagcagccttaagaattagagagatcgatgaagcgaaacaacacaagccacgcggttgcatttaatttcgtcggatgttcttcctaagatttaataattgcTTAGACGcggcaaatcattaaatcttagttgcttcacagattggagggatcaaacaattacggatttgatatccaacctagcaatagattgtaacgaataataaactagtagtactcctagcaattaaatgagacaatcatgaaaataagtatagaagaacatctgatactcaaagcataaatcaagcaataaaaacaaattagatctcacagttttattgattccgaggcttccgtttccttcgaccaattatgaaagtttagccacgcagggccatgactaaaacttagagaagaggggagaagatggaagatagaagattGGAGATGTGTTTTGTAAGGTAGAaggttccccccttttatacacgtttcatcccatatgctagaagcctaggaaatctcctaatgaaagatattccaaatactatcctaaaataacactACCCAAATCttgactaattaaggaaaatattaaacatgaaagagatgctcctttcatgttgtcttcttccacgtggtccccacaaatctcttctttaattccatGGTCCTGCATGCATCTTTTCTCTCATTTCcttccttttgctttaacttttcatttatttgcttggcttggctggaattgattggatgattatgaaaaggctcaaagtaaagaaatttccatatctgaaaacttcctaaaataaatcgcatcagatccacatcagaacgtcaactttaagcccgatttcgaccttgattcattcggtatctctcaaaacgcaaaacataaaagttgtagatctttttcttggcgtttcacagcatcttgaatcatctcaatcgaagcttttatgagagagttatgcccagattacgaattgatgtcaaatctgtccaaaatcgcccaattagctttgttttgcatttaatgcctcaatttgcatcctaaatcaaaatataagaataatgagtacttTTAGgaattaaataagtataagagattaaatattaaggggaaaaatatgacattttacattctcatcagtGGCAGAAACTATAGTGGTGGGGGAAACTCATCCAATCTCAGAGGCCGTGTATTCTAACTCTACTTTTTCAGGAACAAATCGTCCATTCTGCCAAGTTTGTGACAGGATCGGCCACACAGCAAAAACCTGTTATCAAAGATTTAATCATGCTTTTCAGAACGAGACTTCCAACTCTCCACAAGCTCAAGCTTACTATTCCTCTCCTACCATCTCTCACGATGAGAATTGGTACCCGAACATTGGTGCAACACACCATCTCACAAGTGACATGCATAATTTAACCATTTCAGCAGAGGAATATGGTGGACAAGATCAAATTCGAGTTGGAAATGGGACATGTTTGAATATCTGCCACATTGGTTCTGCTTTACTTCCTTCTTCCCGTCATACATTTCTTTTACAGCAACTTCTTCGTGTTCCTAACATCTGCAAAAATCTCATATCTGTTAGTAAATTTGTTAAAGATAACTCAGTCTTTTTTGAATTATATTCTTCTCATTTTGTGATTAAGGATTGCAAAACTCGAATCCCTCTTCATCAAGGACCACTTAGCAATGGTCTCTACCAGTTCCAACCATCCACTATCACTATGTCTACTCCTCAAGCAATGGTTGGTCAAAGAACATCTCAAGCTCATTGGCATCGTCGCTTGAGTCATCCAACTTTTCGTACGGTTCGTCACATTTTATCTCAATTTGGTCTTCCAGTTCCAGTTTCTTCCAATAAATCGGCAGTCTTGTGTTTTGCATGTTTGCAGTCCAAGAGCCATCAACTTGCTTTTCGTTTTTCAAATTCTGTTTCGTTTAGACCTTTGGAATTAATTTTTTCGGATGTATGTGGTCCTTCCCCAACAACTTCATTTCATGGGAATAAATATTATGTTTCCTTTGTTGATTCTTTTAGTCGCTTTACATGGCTATATCTTATCCAATGCAAATCTAATGTTTATTCTGTATTCATACGATTCTAAGCCATAGTTGAGAGAATGTtgaatcaaaaattaaaaacaattcaaacagaTTGGGGAGGGGAGTACCGACGACTTCATAGCTTCTTTAATCAACAAGGGATCCTTCATAGACTTTCATGTCTACACACTCACCAACAAAATAGTTGTGTGGAAAGGAAACACAGGCACATCATAGAGACCTCTTTGGCATTAGTTGCAGACAGCTCAGTACCCAAACTTTTTTGGGATGAAGCATGTCAAACTTCTTGTTATTTGATCAACCGTATGCCTACACTCATTTTAGGCAGCCTTTcacattttgaaaaattaaataaaaaacctccatattataattttttgcgAATCTTTGGATGTGCATGTTTTCCCCATCTGAGATCTTATAATCAACATAAATATGAATTGAGATCCAAATAGTGTGATTTCTTAGGCTATAGTTTTCTTCATAAAGGCTATAAGTGTTTTCATGTTCCTACTCAAAAATACTATATTTCTCGTGATGTAGTGTTTGATGAAAATGTATTTCCTTATGCTGTCCAGCCCAAACAATCATCAACCTTGCCAATACAATCATCAACTGTCTCCTCGCCAATTTATGTACTTCCTTCAATTTCGGCTCCTTCTACTCCAATACAAAATTCTGCTCCCTCATCAACTCAAAATCCAATGTCTAATCTAGCAGAACCTAATGTGGCTACAACTTCAAATCTCT contains:
- the LOC133853988 gene encoding uncharacterized protein LOC133853988 is translated as MTVTRSSNQSDFQYDPEIERTLCRLRRESRRNSEENDLALDFLFASDSDLKEEEIMAGNRTLKELAAPDLNQQPLCITFPTLDATTTFELKSGLIHLLPTFHGLAGEDPHKHLKELHVVCTSMKPTRVTEEQIKLRAFSFSLKDSANDWFYYLPSGSITTWNEMKRLFLEKYFPASRASNIRKEICGVRQHNGESLHEYWERFKKLCASCPHHQINEQLLIQYFYEGLLPIDRNMIDASSGGALVDKTPEAARNLIANMTANSQQFGTRLDLPSKPINEVSISSLEQQIASLTSLVRQMAVGNMQTAKACRICSIVGHPTDMCPTLQEEPIEQVNAAGGFPRQPQRKYDPYSSTYNLGWRDHPNLSYGSPQVNQHATQNHPSYQQYKQPYPPRQQSGQISNSGMSSDDIVKSLATNTLQFQQETKASIQSLENQTRAGIQSLENQMGQMATAISKLEAQNSGKLPSQTVINPRENVSSIVLRSGKEVEIPVKATPASSEQEKGKNVVVDGDFPNDNDVPKRKFPPLSEYKPVPSFPQALTESRKYERNSDLYETFRRCEVNIPLLDAIKQVPRYAKFLKELCTHKREQKHKRYEKVRVGENVSAVIQRKLPAKCKDPGMFTIPCTIGNMRFEKAMADLGASINVMPYSIYASLKLRPLLKTGFVIQLADRSIAYPKGVVEDVLVQINDLVFSANFYVLDMENGDQTTPILLGRPFLKTSKAKIDVNSGTITMEFDGKIVKFNICDAIKYPDDDNPVYSVDVIDPLAQEVFELDGKMNWKFPLETVAVLNDFPKLQQSSNVTLPIYNERPLPSVLQAAPDLKTKAFQDKMIFRKELKIGQKVLLCQSQLRLFPVEIQSLATSKVIKVNGHRLKTFYEGFQIENVVKLDLEDPIYTD